A portion of the Pseudomonadota bacterium genome contains these proteins:
- a CDS encoding type II toxin-antitoxin system Phd/YefM family antitoxin produces the protein MNISSDIKPVSFLKSHAADILKQINDTRRPIVITQNGEPRGVLQDPESYDNMRKAIGLLKLISQGEEDIKQGNTKTQDRVFKDIEKMLAIKEK, from the coding sequence ATGAATATATCATCCGATATCAAACCAGTATCTTTTCTTAAATCCCACGCGGCAGATATACTTAAACAAATTAACGACACGCGTCGTCCCATTGTTATCACGCAGAATGGGGAACCAAGGGGCGTACTTCAGGACCCTGAAAGCTACGACAATATGCGTAAAGCTATTGGCCTTCTTAAGCTTATTTCCCAAGGTGAGGAAGACATTAAACAAGGGAATACTAAAACCCAGGATCGAGTTTTTAAAGACATTGAAAAAATGTTGGCAATAAAAGAGAAATGA
- a CDS encoding type II toxin-antitoxin system RelE/ParE family toxin, translating to MKELTLFISDQAIEDLMELWLYVANDSPQSADKFIDHIQQQCLLICSTPKIGRERGELLPGLRSLPVKRYIVYYRIKNEVIEIVRVMSGYRDIEQF from the coding sequence ATGAAAGAACTTACCCTGTTTATTTCTGATCAGGCCATAGAAGATTTAATGGAATTATGGCTTTATGTCGCCAATGATTCACCGCAAAGTGCAGATAAATTTATCGACCATATCCAGCAACAATGCCTTTTGATTTGCTCAACTCCAAAGATAGGCCGTGAAAGGGGCGAACTATTACCTGGACTGAGAAGTCTCCCTGTAAAAAGGTATATCGTTTATTATCGAATCAAGAATGAAGTAATTGAAATTGTCAGAGTTATGAGCGGTTATCGCGATATTGAGCAATTTTAA
- a CDS encoding type II toxin-antitoxin system ParD family antitoxin: protein MNISLTSELDEWVLNKVKSGMYKSSSEVIREGLRLLLQRDLQKQAMLDELRTELLIGCRQLDAGKSQVFDDSLIRTIKEQGRQRSGL, encoded by the coding sequence ATGAATATTTCTTTAACATCTGAGTTGGATGAATGGGTTTTAAATAAAGTTAAATCAGGAATGTATAAATCATCTAGTGAGGTGATTCGGGAGGGGTTGAGACTACTTTTACAACGAGATCTTCAGAAGCAGGCAATGCTTGATGAACTTAGAACTGAATTATTGATTGGTTGTAGACAGTTGGATGCCGGAAAATCGCAAGTTTTTGATGATTCATTGATAAGAACAATCAAAGAGCAGGGGCGGCAAAGATCCGGCTTATGA